A single Cyprinus carpio isolate SPL01 chromosome A6, ASM1834038v1, whole genome shotgun sequence DNA region contains:
- the LOC109054513 gene encoding C-X-C chemokine receptor type 4-like: MGCQKKSRTMTDKYRLHLSVADLLFVLTLPFWAVDAAKDWYFGGFMCVAVHMIYTVNLYSSVLILAFISLDRYLAVVRATNSQSLRKLLASRIIYVGVWLPAALLTVPDLVLAKAETSSIRTFCERIYPQDSLITWVVTFRFQHILVGFVLPGLVILICYCIIISKLSRGSKSMQKRKALKTTVVLIVCFFVCWLPYCGGILLDTLMMLEVIPHSCELEQGLQKWIFVTEALAYFHCCLNPILYAFLGVKFKKSARSALFPSRGSSLKILSKKRGGMSSVSTESESSSFQSS, translated from the coding sequence ATGGGCTGCCAGAAGAAATCCAGAACCATGACGGACAAGTACCGTCTGCACCTTTCAGTTGCGGACCTTCTGTTCGTGCTCACCCTGCCGTTCTGGGCCGTGGACGCGGCCAAAGACTGGTACTTCGGAGGGTTCATGTGCGTGGCCGTGCATATGATTTACACGGTGAATTTATACAGCAGCGTCCTCATTCTCGCCTTCATCAGTCTGGACCGGTACCTCGCCGTGGTGCGCGCAACGAATAGCCAAAGTCTTAGGAAACTTCTAGCCAGTCGCATCATTTACGTTGGCGTGTGGCTCCCCGCCGCGCTCCTCACCGTTCCCGACCTGGTGTTGGCCAAAGCGGAGACCAGCTCTATCCGCACCTTCTGCGAGCGCATTTACCCACAGGACTCTTTAATCACCTGGGTGGTCACTTTCCGCTTCCAGCACATCCTGGTGGGCTTCGTGCTACCCGGGCTCGTGATTCTCATCTGCTACTGCATCATCATCTCCAAGCTGTCGCGCGGCTCCAAGAGCATGCAGAAGCGCAAGGCGCTAAAGACCACAGTGGTTCTGATCGTATGCTTCTTCGTCTGCTGGTTGCCGTATTGCGGAGGGATCCTGCTGGACACGCTGATGATGCTGGAGGTGATTCCTCACAGCTGCGAGCTCGAGCAGGGTCTGCAGAAGTGGATCTTCGTGACGGAGGCTCTCGCGTACTTTCACTGCTGCCTCAACCCCATCCTATACGCATTTCTGGGGGTGAAGTTCAAGAAGTCAGCCCGCAGTGCTCTATTTCCCAGCCGAGGGTCCAGTCTGAAAATTCTGTCGAAGAAGAGAGGGGGGATGTCATCTGTATCCACAGAATCCGAATCTTCTAGCTTTCAGTCTAGTTAA